The Hymenobacter sp. DG01 genome has a segment encoding these proteins:
- a CDS encoding GIN domain-containing protein, translating into MSWFESWVQVSAPWRLLRAVAAGVAVSLTLSACQKENEAGCFTSTGNIVTERRALPPFRILTTNDNVRVTLVQDSETYAEVRAGKNLQDDIRLDVQDGHLIIRNTSRCNWVRRYNTPREVTLHTPRLTDIFLRGQADIQTQGSFKADTLFAHLIGSGDYHLTLDSRYLGMSQYELGDIYLSGTTQELHHTIGGNGSLYAQDLILQDLYLQTNADSNGISHCAPTRLLTGNHAGAGTVYYRGTPEALTLRITGKGKLTRE; encoded by the coding sequence ATGTCTTGGTTTGAAAGTTGGGTGCAAGTTAGCGCCCCCTGGCGGCTTTTACGTGCCGTGGCGGCCGGAGTGGCGGTAAGCCTCACATTATCTGCCTGCCAGAAGGAAAATGAGGCCGGGTGTTTCACCAGCACGGGCAACATCGTGACGGAGCGGCGCGCCCTACCCCCTTTTCGCATCTTAACCACCAACGACAATGTGCGCGTAACCCTGGTGCAGGACTCGGAAACGTACGCCGAGGTGCGGGCCGGCAAAAACCTGCAGGACGACATTCGGCTCGACGTGCAGGACGGCCACCTGATTATCCGCAACACCAGCCGCTGCAACTGGGTGCGCCGCTACAATACTCCCCGCGAAGTAACCCTGCACACCCCCCGCCTCACCGACATATTTCTACGCGGGCAGGCCGATATTCAAACGCAGGGCTCTTTCAAGGCCGACACCCTTTTCGCTCACCTCATCGGCTCCGGCGACTACCACCTGACACTGGACAGCCGCTACCTGGGGATGAGTCAGTATGAGCTAGGCGACATTTACCTCAGCGGCACCACCCAGGAGCTGCACCACACCATTGGCGGCAATGGCAGCTTATATGCTCAGGACCTGATACTCCAGGACCTCTACCTTCAAACCAACGCTGATAGCAACGGGATAAGTCACTGTGCTCCTACCCGCCTGCTTACCGGCAACCACGCCGGGGCTGGCACGGTGTACTACCGCGGCACACCCGAAGCCCTAACCTTACGCATAACGGGCAAAGGCAAACTGACCCGCGAATAA
- the gldF gene encoding gliding motility-associated ABC transporter permease subunit GldF has protein sequence MLTILRKEFNSFLNSPVAYVVIGVFLVATGLFVWVFPDSSVLDYGYADLQTLFNMAPWIFLFLIPALTMRTFAEEKKAGTMELLLTRPLTDGQIIGGKYLACLLLALLALLPTLLYYYSVYQLGNPQGNIDSAATVGSYLGLTLLAAVFAAIGVFASALTRDQIIAFLVAVVGCFLVYSGFDSLASVFGGAPAYYIGQLGIAAHYRDISKGLIDSRDLLYFGSLIVGLLLGTRLVLQSRNW, from the coding sequence ATGCTGACTATTCTTCGCAAAGAATTTAACTCCTTCCTTAACTCGCCAGTGGCCTACGTGGTCATTGGGGTGTTTTTGGTGGCTACCGGGCTATTTGTGTGGGTATTCCCGGATAGCTCGGTGCTGGACTACGGGTATGCCGATCTGCAGACGCTGTTCAACATGGCGCCCTGGATTTTCCTGTTTCTGATTCCGGCCCTCACCATGCGCACCTTCGCCGAGGAGAAGAAGGCGGGCACTATGGAGCTGCTGCTCACCCGCCCGCTCACCGACGGGCAGATTATCGGCGGCAAGTACCTGGCCTGCCTGCTGCTGGCCCTGCTGGCCCTGCTACCCACATTGCTCTACTACTACTCAGTGTACCAGCTGGGTAACCCTCAAGGCAACATCGACTCGGCGGCTACCGTGGGCTCCTACCTGGGCCTGACCTTGCTGGCAGCTGTATTTGCGGCCATTGGCGTCTTTGCTTCAGCCCTCACCCGCGACCAGATTATTGCCTTTCTGGTGGCTGTAGTGGGCTGCTTTCTGGTGTACTCCGGCTTCGATTCGCTGGCCTCGGTGTTTGGTGGGGCCCCGGCGTACTACATCGGGCAGCTAGGCATTGCGGCCCACTACCGCGACATCAGCAAGGGCCTCATCGACTCCCGCGACCTGCTGTACTTCGGTAGTCTGATTGTAGGGTTGTTGCTGGGTACTCGCTTGGTGCTGCAAAGCCGCAACTGGTAG
- the gldA gene encoding gliding motility-associated ABC transporter ATP-binding subunit GldA: MVEVQQLTKTFGTQAAVNNISFTAGKGEILGFLGPNGAGKSTTMKIATGYLPPSAGTVVVDGFDVQTAPLEVRRRVGYLPEHNPLYLDMYVHEYLEFIGSVHGLKGSQRRQRVQQMVERVGLGREQNKQIGALSKGYRQRVGLAQALIHDPGVLILDEPTTGLDPNQIGEIRNLIRELGQDKTVIFSTHILPEVAALCSRAVIINRGQLVADSPVAELGARAAGETIIRAEFEEPIEVAPLQALPGINRVEAEAGNIYRIQAKGGTDQRGAISRLAAQQGWVLLGLRQEEQSLEQVFQSLTK, translated from the coding sequence ATGGTAGAAGTTCAGCAGCTTACCAAAACCTTCGGCACCCAGGCGGCCGTGAACAATATCAGCTTCACAGCGGGCAAGGGCGAAATCCTGGGCTTTCTGGGGCCGAACGGAGCAGGAAAATCCACGACCATGAAAATTGCCACCGGCTACCTGCCCCCCTCGGCGGGCACGGTGGTGGTGGATGGCTTCGATGTGCAGACGGCCCCCCTGGAAGTGCGCCGCCGGGTAGGCTACCTGCCCGAGCACAACCCACTTTACCTGGATATGTACGTGCATGAGTACCTCGAATTCATTGGCTCCGTGCACGGGCTGAAGGGTAGCCAGCGTCGGCAGCGGGTGCAGCAGATGGTAGAGCGGGTAGGCCTGGGGCGCGAGCAGAACAAGCAAATTGGGGCCCTCTCCAAAGGGTACCGTCAGCGGGTGGGACTGGCCCAGGCTCTCATCCACGACCCCGGCGTTCTTATTCTCGACGAGCCTACCACTGGCCTCGACCCCAACCAGATTGGCGAAATCCGCAACCTGATTCGGGAACTAGGTCAGGACAAAACGGTCATCTTCAGCACCCACATCCTACCCGAAGTCGCTGCCCTCTGCAGCCGTGCCGTCATCATCAACCGCGGCCAGTTGGTGGCCGACTCGCCGGTAGCGGAACTGGGCGCCCGCGCCGCTGGCGAAACCATCATCCGCGCTGAGTTTGAGGAACCTATTGAGGTAGCACCGCTGCAGGCTTTGCCGGGCATCAATAGGGTAGAGGCCGAAGCAGGCAACATCTACCGCATCCAGGCGAAAGGCGGCACCGACCAGCGCGGCGCCATTTCCCGCCTGGCGGCTCAGCAAGGCTGGGTGTTGCTGGGCTTGCGGCAGGAAGAACAGAGCTTGGAGCAAGTATTCCAGTCACTGACAAAATAA
- the gldG gene encoding gliding motility-associated ABC transporter substrate-binding protein GldG encodes MASPASEPTTPVTTRKRRDLTRFGVAVLGLLLLNFLGGLFFFRLDLTEEKRYTMAGATKQLLENLKQPVTVTVYLEGDFPPAFRRLQQSVRETLNEMQVYGGANLHYVFVDPSAAGTEKARNEYYATLLKKGLRPTNLGANENGKRVEKIIFPWATIAAGGKEQQVLLLRGNQAAPSDVRLNQSIEGLEYELASAIRKLNPGQRKRIGVLEGHGELSNQEAGDLIGSLQQFYDVFRVNLNQARPQDLKTLSAIIVAKPATAYSEPEKFKLDQFITQGGNALFFVDAMRVNLDSANRGGMLSFPLQLGLEDMLFKYGVRVNPDLLLDLNSGVIPLVTGSLGDKPKVEPMPWQFYPLINNFSQHPVTRNLDAVYTKFVSSMDTVKAVGIRKTPLLFTSRYSRVLPAPVPVNLNDARLEPNPKLYTSQFKPVGYLLEGQFRSLFANRAEPGTTRFQPATSPQARPAKVLVISDGDFVRNDVDPKTGRPFRLGFDRLANTEFANRELVLNAVDYMLDESGLIAVRGKQITLRPLDKLRAIAERRQWQLLNLAAPLVLLGLFGLVRAWRRKRRYASF; translated from the coding sequence ATGGCTTCACCTGCTTCCGAACCTACTACCCCGGTAACCACTCGCAAACGCCGCGACCTAACGCGCTTTGGGGTGGCTGTGCTCGGGCTGCTGCTGCTCAACTTTCTGGGCGGGCTGTTTTTCTTCCGGCTCGATCTGACAGAGGAAAAGCGCTACACCATGGCCGGGGCCACCAAGCAGTTGCTGGAAAACCTGAAGCAGCCCGTAACCGTGACGGTGTACTTGGAGGGCGACTTCCCGCCGGCATTCCGGCGCCTGCAGCAGTCGGTACGCGAAACCCTGAATGAAATGCAGGTGTACGGCGGGGCTAATCTTCACTACGTGTTCGTGGACCCCTCGGCCGCCGGCACCGAAAAGGCCCGCAACGAGTATTACGCCACGTTGCTTAAGAAAGGCCTGCGCCCCACCAACCTCGGGGCCAACGAAAACGGCAAGCGGGTCGAAAAGATCATCTTCCCGTGGGCGACAATAGCGGCTGGGGGCAAAGAGCAGCAGGTGCTGCTGCTGCGCGGCAACCAAGCTGCCCCCTCCGATGTGCGCCTCAATCAAAGCATTGAAGGCCTGGAGTATGAGCTGGCCAGTGCCATCCGCAAGCTGAACCCCGGCCAGCGCAAGCGCATTGGAGTGCTGGAAGGCCACGGCGAGCTGTCGAACCAGGAAGCCGGCGACCTGATTGGCTCTCTGCAGCAGTTCTACGATGTATTTCGGGTAAATCTGAACCAGGCCCGCCCTCAGGACCTGAAAACGCTCAGCGCCATCATCGTGGCCAAGCCTGCTACGGCTTACTCGGAGCCCGAGAAGTTCAAGCTCGATCAGTTTATTACCCAGGGCGGCAACGCGCTGTTCTTCGTGGATGCCATGCGCGTCAACCTCGACAGCGCCAACCGGGGCGGCATGCTCTCGTTTCCGTTGCAGTTGGGCCTGGAGGATATGCTGTTCAAATACGGGGTACGCGTGAACCCCGATCTGCTCCTGGACCTCAACTCTGGCGTTATTCCGCTGGTCACGGGTAGCCTCGGCGACAAGCCCAAGGTAGAGCCCATGCCCTGGCAGTTCTACCCCCTCATCAACAACTTCAGTCAGCACCCCGTCACGCGCAACCTCGATGCGGTGTACACCAAGTTCGTAAGCAGCATGGATACAGTGAAGGCCGTGGGCATCCGCAAAACGCCGCTGCTGTTTACCTCGCGCTACTCCCGGGTGCTACCTGCCCCCGTGCCCGTCAACCTCAACGACGCCCGCTTGGAGCCCAACCCCAAGCTGTACACCTCGCAGTTTAAGCCGGTGGGCTACCTGCTGGAAGGGCAGTTCCGGTCCTTGTTTGCCAACCGTGCCGAGCCGGGTACTACCCGCTTCCAGCCCGCAACCTCGCCCCAGGCCCGTCCGGCCAAGGTGCTGGTTATTTCCGATGGCGACTTTGTGCGCAACGACGTGGACCCCAAAACCGGGCGGCCCTTCCGCCTGGGCTTTGACCGCCTCGCCAACACCGAGTTTGCCAACCGCGAGCTGGTCCTGAATGCCGTGGACTACATGCTGGATGAGTCGGGCCTGATTGCCGTGCGCGGCAAGCAGATTACCCTGCGCCCCCTAGACAAACTGCGCGCCATTGCCGAGCGCCGCCAGTGGCAGCTGCTGAACCTGGCGGCGCCGCTGGTGCTGCTGGGCCTATTCGGGTTGGTGCGGGCCTGGCGTCGGAAGCGGCGGTACGCTTCTTTTTAG
- a CDS encoding ATP-binding protein, whose amino-acid sequence MSDKDQPCAAGLLRENEELRQQLLEAEELITAIRTGAVDALAVQSAEGPRIFTLQSADQGYRTLIEQMNEGALLLSRDATVLYGNASLAGLLGLALEEVIGSSFQSFVPLAFRTYWHGLLEKGWESKSRGEIPLQTKSGLLQPFSVSMNVLDFDGMPVLAIIITDLSAQREIEDIRARVQEQNSLLEHQQQELLRQQQAQAAIAQAAAEANRMLEGIPQIAWTASPGGHNTFLNRQWFYYTGQDNLTPSGSNIKANIHPEDLPTAMARWRNSLTMGTALEVECRIKNHQGHYRWMLGRALPSRNEQGEIIQWIGTYTDIHEHRLAQERIDRAQRELQENNERLTRVNADLDNFIYTASHDLKAPINNIEGLLHALLPELDTPCGEQVELLLNMMQDSVDRFKRTIEHLTEVTKLQKENDQPIATVDLATLIREVSLDLAPLVQEAGGVLEVTVGSCPTISFAEKNLRSIIYNLLSNAFKYRSPERAARVHIRTSQLEKYVLLEVQDNGLGLKPEATHKMFSMFQRFHDHVEGSGIGLYMVKKMVDNAGGRIEVQSQVGEGTTFSVYFRR is encoded by the coding sequence ATGAGTGATAAAGACCAGCCCTGTGCCGCCGGCTTGCTCCGCGAAAATGAGGAATTGCGCCAGCAGCTGCTGGAAGCAGAGGAGCTGATTACGGCCATTCGTACCGGCGCCGTTGACGCGCTGGCCGTGCAAAGTGCCGAAGGTCCCCGCATCTTTACACTGCAAAGCGCCGACCAGGGCTACCGCACCCTCATTGAGCAAATGAACGAAGGCGCCCTGCTGCTGAGCCGGGATGCTACGGTGCTTTACGGCAATGCTTCGCTGGCCGGGCTGCTGGGGCTGGCCCTGGAAGAAGTCATTGGCAGCTCCTTCCAGAGCTTTGTGCCCCTGGCGTTTCGCACGTACTGGCACGGGCTGCTGGAGAAAGGCTGGGAAAGCAAAAGCCGCGGTGAAATACCCCTGCAAACAAAATCGGGCCTGCTGCAACCGTTTTCCGTCTCGATGAACGTGCTGGATTTTGATGGTATGCCAGTGCTGGCCATTATCATCACCGACCTCTCGGCCCAGCGGGAAATTGAGGATATCCGGGCGCGCGTGCAGGAGCAGAACAGCCTGCTGGAACACCAGCAGCAGGAGCTGTTGCGCCAGCAGCAGGCCCAGGCAGCCATTGCGCAGGCCGCGGCCGAAGCCAACCGTATGCTAGAGGGTATTCCGCAGATTGCCTGGACGGCCAGTCCCGGCGGGCATAATACTTTTCTGAACCGCCAGTGGTTTTACTACACCGGCCAGGATAACCTGACCCCTTCGGGCAGCAACATCAAAGCCAACATTCACCCCGAGGACTTGCCCACTGCCATGGCGCGCTGGCGCAACAGCCTTACGATGGGAACGGCGCTGGAGGTAGAGTGCCGGATTAAAAACCACCAGGGCCACTACCGCTGGATGCTGGGCCGGGCCCTACCCTCCCGCAACGAGCAGGGCGAAATCATTCAGTGGATTGGCACCTACACCGACATCCACGAGCACCGCCTGGCCCAGGAGCGCATTGACCGCGCCCAGCGGGAGCTGCAGGAAAACAACGAGCGTCTTACCCGTGTCAACGCCGACCTGGATAACTTTATCTACACTGCCTCCCACGACCTGAAGGCCCCTATCAACAACATTGAGGGGCTACTGCACGCGCTGCTACCGGAGCTGGACACGCCCTGTGGAGAGCAGGTGGAGCTGCTGCTGAATATGATGCAGGATTCCGTGGACCGCTTCAAGCGCACCATTGAGCACCTGACCGAAGTTACCAAGCTGCAGAAGGAAAACGACCAGCCCATAGCCACGGTGGATCTGGCTACCCTTATTCGGGAGGTCAGCCTGGATCTGGCCCCCCTGGTACAGGAGGCCGGCGGCGTGCTGGAAGTAACCGTGGGCAGCTGCCCCACCATTTCGTTTGCTGAAAAAAACCTGCGCAGCATTATCTACAATCTGCTCAGCAATGCCTTCAAGTACCGCTCGCCGGAGCGGGCGGCGCGAGTGCACATCCGGACCAGCCAGCTGGAGAAGTACGTGCTGCTGGAGGTGCAGGACAACGGGTTGGGGCTGAAGCCGGAAGCCACCCACAAGATGTTTTCCATGTTCCAGCGGTTTCACGACCATGTGGAGGGGAGCGGCATTGGCCTGTATATGGTCAAGAAAATGGTGGATAACGCCGGCGGCCGCATTGAGGTGCAGAGCCAGGTAGGAGAGGGCACCACCTTTTCCGTGTACTTCAGGCGCTAG
- a CDS encoding BLUF domain-containing protein: MPPSALHHLVYQSVSTMLLTEEDLEKLLKQSRAWNESHGLTGLLLYSEGHIMQVLEGHEEDVRYIFGRIEHDQRHFGVTKLSDGPIQSRNFTQWSMGFTVLDPTAFQQLSGYQNPNSPTSFLATYSENGNISLHELLASFADQDKMVL, translated from the coding sequence ATGCCCCCTTCCGCACTTCATCACTTAGTGTACCAAAGTGTATCTACCATGCTCCTGACGGAGGAAGACCTTGAGAAGCTCCTGAAGCAGTCCCGCGCCTGGAACGAGTCGCACGGCTTAACTGGCCTGTTGCTTTACTCCGAGGGTCATATTATGCAGGTGCTGGAAGGCCATGAGGAAGACGTACGCTACATTTTCGGGCGTATTGAACACGACCAACGTCATTTTGGCGTAACTAAGCTGTCGGATGGGCCTATTCAGTCCCGGAATTTTACGCAGTGGTCTATGGGCTTCACCGTGCTGGACCCAACTGCTTTTCAGCAGCTCTCCGGCTACCAGAACCCCAACAGCCCTACCTCCTTCCTGGCTACCTACTCTGAAAACGGAAATATTTCTCTGCACGAACTGCTCGCGTCCTTCGCCGACCAGGACAAAATGGTTTTGTAG
- a CDS encoding circadian clock KaiB family protein has translation METPLATTAAEDEIWELRLYVAGQTAKSVTALANLKSYCEQHLKGRYKLEVIDLLVHPQLAAGDQILAIPTLVRKVPAPIRKIIGDLSNQERVLVGLDIRAVESK, from the coding sequence ATGGAGACCCCGCTTGCAACTACCGCCGCCGAAGATGAAATATGGGAACTGCGCCTCTACGTGGCCGGCCAGACGGCTAAGTCGGTTACGGCCCTGGCGAATCTGAAGTCGTACTGCGAGCAGCACCTGAAGGGTCGCTACAAGCTGGAAGTAATTGATTTGCTGGTGCATCCGCAGCTGGCGGCCGGCGACCAGATCCTGGCCATCCCGACGCTGGTGCGCAAGGTACCCGCCCCGATTCGTAAAATAATTGGCGACCTGTCGAACCAGGAGCGCGTACTGGTTGGATTAGACATCCGGGCGGTTGAGAGCAAGTAA
- a CDS encoding SDR family oxidoreductase → MDLSGKVAIITGVSKGIGLATAEALLARGAVVAGWGRTAPESLRHERFQFFECDIRNEIAVQEAFMNTQRELGQEIHVLVNNAGIGNFGPVDGFSSKEWHAMFDTNVHGLFYCTKAVLPQMKKQREGHIINVASLAGTAGSANLAGYCATKYAVRGFSDALFKEVRPDGVRVTCLMPGSVETNFNGATPGQEPNPHKMQPQDVAAAIIHALEAPQTVMISELQMRPTQPK, encoded by the coding sequence ATGGACCTAAGCGGCAAGGTAGCCATTATCACAGGTGTCAGCAAAGGAATTGGGCTGGCTACGGCCGAGGCGCTGCTGGCGCGCGGAGCCGTGGTGGCGGGTTGGGGCCGCACCGCGCCGGAAAGCCTGCGGCACGAGCGGTTTCAGTTTTTCGAGTGCGACATCCGCAACGAAATTGCCGTGCAGGAAGCCTTCATGAACACGCAGCGCGAGTTGGGGCAGGAAATTCATGTACTGGTCAACAATGCTGGTATTGGCAATTTTGGTCCCGTAGATGGCTTTTCATCCAAAGAATGGCACGCTATGTTTGATACCAACGTGCACGGTCTGTTCTATTGCACCAAAGCGGTGTTGCCCCAGATGAAAAAGCAGCGCGAGGGCCACATCATCAACGTGGCTTCTCTGGCGGGCACGGCCGGCTCGGCCAATCTGGCGGGGTACTGCGCTACTAAATATGCGGTGCGGGGCTTCTCCGACGCCCTGTTTAAGGAAGTGCGCCCCGATGGCGTGCGGGTAACCTGCCTGATGCCGGGTTCGGTGGAAACCAACTTCAACGGGGCTACCCCCGGACAGGAGCCCAACCCCCACAAGATGCAACCCCAAGACGTTGCCGCCGCCATTATCCATGCCCTGGAAGCCCCGCAAACCGTCATGATTTCGGAGCTGCAGATGCGGCCTACTCAACCGAAGTGA
- a CDS encoding circadian clock KaiB family protein yields the protein MESEEQPEGAADYVLHLYITGATPNSTRAVRNIKAICEQHLKNRYELLIIDIYQQPELAKQEQIVAAPTLIKKTPLPARRLIGDLSEHDKVLLALGLSPPQGPDRVRP from the coding sequence ATGGAATCAGAGGAACAACCTGAAGGTGCCGCCGACTATGTGCTGCATCTTTATATTACCGGCGCTACTCCCAACTCTACGCGGGCTGTGCGCAACATTAAGGCCATCTGTGAGCAGCATTTGAAAAACCGCTACGAATTGCTGATCATTGACATCTATCAACAGCCAGAGCTGGCCAAGCAGGAGCAGATTGTGGCGGCTCCAACCCTGATTAAAAAAACGCCCCTCCCGGCCCGCCGCCTGATCGGGGATCTTTCGGAACATGATAAGGTGCTGCTGGCCCTGGGCCTGTCGCCACCGCAGGGCCCAGACCGCGTCCGCCCATGA
- a CDS encoding SDR family oxidoreductase — translation MQKNIVVTGGTKGIGRALVLRFLQAGYPVVTCARSAADLQELQAAAAEQVPGAVLHTLPADLSQREETIRFTEFVQSLGEVGVLINNTGSFIPGRLQDEPQDGSQLRKMLDVNLLSAYDVTLALLPGLLAQGQGHIFNICSTASLTAYPNGGSYGIAKHALLGMTRNLREELKTSGIRVTAVLPGATLTASWEGVDLPAERFIKAEDVAEAIFATYSLSPQAVVEELLIRPQLGDL, via the coding sequence ATGCAAAAAAATATCGTTGTTACAGGCGGCACCAAAGGAATTGGTCGGGCCCTGGTGTTACGCTTTCTGCAGGCTGGCTACCCCGTCGTTACCTGTGCCCGCTCCGCCGCCGACCTGCAGGAGCTGCAAGCCGCTGCTGCGGAGCAGGTTCCGGGCGCCGTGCTGCACACGCTACCCGCCGACCTGAGCCAGCGCGAAGAAACCATCCGCTTTACGGAGTTTGTACAAAGCCTGGGCGAGGTAGGCGTGCTCATCAACAACACCGGTTCCTTTATTCCGGGCCGCCTGCAAGATGAGCCCCAGGACGGTAGTCAGCTGCGCAAGATGCTGGACGTTAACCTGCTGAGTGCTTACGATGTGACTCTCGCTCTGCTACCTGGCCTCTTGGCACAAGGCCAGGGCCACATCTTCAACATCTGCTCCACGGCCAGCCTGACCGCCTACCCCAACGGAGGCTCCTACGGTATTGCCAAGCACGCCCTGCTGGGTATGACCCGTAATCTGCGGGAAGAGCTCAAAACCTCCGGCATCCGGGTGACAGCCGTGCTGCCGGGCGCTACCCTCACCGCCAGCTGGGAAGGCGTGGACCTGCCTGCCGAGCGGTTCATCAAAGCCGAGGATGTAGCCGAAGCCATTTTCGCGACCTACAGCCTCTCACCGCAGGCCGTGGTAGAGGAGCTGCTGATCCGGCCCCAGCTAGGCGACTTGTAA
- the kaiC gene encoding circadian clock protein KaiC, with protein sequence MQDAATYSAPLGPQLPKTPTGIDGLDEITEGGLPLGRPTLVCGSAGCGKTLMGVEFLVRGILDYNEPGVLMAFEETADELAANVTSLGFDLQALQDQGKLRLDHVHVDRSEIEETGEYDLEGLFIRLGYAIDSIGAKRVVLDTIEALFSGFPNQAILRSEIRRLFRWLKDKGVTTIITAERGEGSLTRQGLEEYVSDCVILLDNRVIEQITTRRLRIVKYRGSTHGTNEYPYLITEEGISVLPVTSLKLAHEVSDEIVSSGIPALDEMFGRRGFFKGSSILVTGTAGTAKTTLAAAFAAETCRLGKRCLFFAFEESPQQLVRNMRSVGIDLDKYQQQGLLHIEASRPTLNGLEKHLVTLHKFIKDWQPEAVVIDPISNLITVGNIAEVRSMLTRLIDFLKVNNITALFTSLISGRNIQQEMTEEGVSSLVDTWLSVRDLEGVGERNRGISILKARGMAHSNQVREFLVTDQGIRLLDVVIGPTGIVTGASRLTQQIKEQAEALANQQELERKDRELERKRRVLEATITNLRTEFESVEEELRQINHDELMRQQALRYNRQNMAGSSSPE encoded by the coding sequence ATGCAAGACGCCGCCACTTATTCCGCTCCTCTCGGGCCTCAGCTGCCTAAAACTCCTACGGGCATTGATGGCCTGGATGAGATAACCGAAGGAGGCTTGCCGCTGGGCCGGCCCACCCTGGTGTGTGGTAGCGCCGGCTGTGGCAAAACCCTGATGGGCGTGGAGTTTCTGGTGCGCGGCATTCTGGACTACAACGAGCCGGGCGTGCTGATGGCCTTCGAGGAAACCGCCGATGAGCTGGCCGCCAACGTTACCTCCCTGGGCTTCGACCTCCAAGCTTTACAGGACCAGGGTAAGCTCCGCCTCGACCACGTACACGTAGACCGCTCCGAAATCGAGGAAACCGGCGAGTACGACCTGGAAGGCTTGTTCATCCGGCTGGGCTACGCCATTGACTCCATCGGGGCCAAGCGGGTAGTGCTCGATACCATTGAGGCTTTATTCTCGGGCTTCCCGAACCAGGCCATTCTTCGCTCTGAAATCCGGCGGCTGTTTCGCTGGCTGAAGGATAAAGGCGTAACCACCATCATTACGGCCGAGCGGGGCGAGGGCTCTCTTACCCGCCAGGGCCTGGAAGAGTACGTGTCCGACTGCGTTATCCTGCTCGATAACCGCGTGATTGAGCAGATTACCACCCGCCGCCTGCGTATTGTAAAATACCGTGGCAGTACCCACGGCACCAACGAATACCCCTACCTCATCACCGAGGAAGGCATTTCGGTACTGCCCGTTACCAGCCTCAAGCTGGCCCACGAGGTGTCCGACGAAATCGTGTCTTCGGGCATTCCGGCCCTCGATGAAATGTTCGGGCGCCGTGGCTTCTTTAAGGGCAGCAGTATTCTGGTTACCGGTACGGCTGGCACCGCCAAAACCACGCTGGCGGCAGCTTTTGCCGCGGAAACCTGCCGCTTAGGAAAACGCTGCCTGTTCTTTGCCTTCGAAGAATCGCCGCAGCAGCTCGTGCGCAACATGCGCTCCGTGGGCATTGATCTGGACAAGTACCAGCAGCAGGGCCTGCTGCATATTGAAGCCTCGCGGCCTACCCTCAACGGCCTCGAAAAGCACCTCGTCACACTGCACAAGTTTATTAAAGACTGGCAGCCGGAAGCAGTAGTCATTGACCCCATCAGCAACCTGATTACGGTGGGCAATATTGCCGAGGTGCGCAGCATGCTCACCCGCCTCATCGACTTCCTGAAGGTCAACAACATCACGGCTCTGTTCACTTCCCTTATCAGTGGGCGCAATATTCAGCAGGAAATGACCGAGGAAGGTGTGTCTTCTCTGGTGGATACCTGGCTGAGTGTACGCGACCTGGAGGGGGTAGGGGAGCGGAACCGTGGCATCAGCATTCTGAAGGCCCGCGGCATGGCGCATTCCAACCAAGTCCGCGAGTTTCTCGTTACCGACCAGGGCATTCGCCTGCTGGATGTAGTAATCGGCCCCACGGGCATCGTTACGGGGGCCAGCCGCCTGACCCAGCAGATAAAGGAGCAGGCCGAGGCCCTGGCTAACCAACAGGAGCTGGAGCGCAAAGACCGGGAGCTGGAGCGCAAGCGCCGGGTGCTGGAAGCCACCATCACCAACTTGCGCACGGAATTTGAGTCAGTGGAAGAGGAGCTGCGGCAAATCAACCACGATGAGCTGATGCGCCAGCAGGCCCTGCGCTACAACCGGCAAAACATGGCAGGTTCCTCGTCTCCCGAATAG
- a CDS encoding four helix bundle protein gives MKDYKQLGVWQKARALANLVYQLTRGFPWEEVFGLASQMRRCAVSVPSNLAEGCGRNHARDSLQLFFIARGSLYELETQLYISLDQQYLSQAAFDDAVALLVECRRMLSGFINYFQELPPSTQ, from the coding sequence ATGAAGGATTATAAGCAGCTCGGTGTTTGGCAGAAAGCCCGAGCGTTAGCGAATCTGGTTTATCAGCTCACGCGCGGCTTTCCTTGGGAAGAAGTCTTTGGGTTAGCCAGCCAGATGCGGCGGTGCGCGGTTTCTGTTCCCTCCAACTTGGCAGAAGGATGTGGTCGTAACCATGCTCGTGATTCGCTACAGTTGTTCTTCATAGCTCGCGGCTCCTTATATGAGTTGGAAACGCAGCTTTACATTTCTTTGGACCAACAATATCTTTCTCAGGCCGCCTTTGATGATGCCGTAGCCCTGCTGGTGGAGTGTCGGCGGATGCTCAGCGGATTCATTAATTACTTTCAAGAACTACCGCCGAGTACCCAGTAA